The following are encoded together in the Eleftheria terrae genome:
- a CDS encoding GspE/PulE family protein has product MTLANPVQPRPAQAAVTPALLAEARVLAAGQERPLLACLETLTGLDGHAVMAALGELFGYPVLTMAELHGLLPRFERIGYAECVQRRVLYGAPSGGRACLVLADPLDAGSERWALARIGLQPGAGVRVVLAHPDDLQAYLTQQESQLRAMDGFAAQADGASSEEVAAVITLSSISDDENPVVRLVNSTIYDALKLQASDIHLECDAGCLHVQYRLDGVLVPITQVQGQEMAEQVVSRIKVMAELDIAERRVPQDGRFKVRVNGRDIDFRVSVMPNIFGEDAVLRLLDRQSLTEQAKSLRLDHLGLDAATMAAIRRLAAQPHGMVLVTGPTGSGKTTTLYGAITEIHNGRDKIITIEDPVEYRLPRVLQIPVNEKKGLTFARGLRSILRHDPDKIMVGEIRDDETAQIAVQAALTGHLVFTTVHANNVFDVLGRFLHMGVDAYSFAAALNGIVAQRLLRMNCPHCLVEVEPSPEALQDAGLLGQDLSGWRLRAGSGCGHCRGTGYKGRKAVAEVLQLNDEMRELIASQAPISVLKEHAQRAGLRPLRGVALGWVASGDTTLEEVGRVAG; this is encoded by the coding sequence ATGACGCTCGCCAACCCTGTGCAGCCGCGCCCGGCGCAGGCCGCGGTGACGCCGGCCCTGCTGGCTGAGGCGCGGGTCCTCGCTGCGGGCCAGGAGCGGCCGCTGCTGGCCTGCCTGGAAACGCTCACCGGCCTGGACGGCCATGCCGTCATGGCGGCGCTGGGCGAGTTGTTCGGCTACCCCGTCCTGACGATGGCCGAGCTGCACGGCCTGCTTCCGCGCTTCGAGCGCATCGGCTATGCCGAATGCGTGCAGCGCCGTGTGCTGTACGGCGCCCCCTCGGGCGGGCGGGCCTGCCTGGTGCTGGCCGACCCCCTGGATGCCGGCTCGGAGCGCTGGGCGCTGGCCCGCATCGGCCTGCAGCCAGGCGCCGGGGTGCGGGTGGTGCTGGCCCATCCGGACGACCTGCAGGCCTACCTGACCCAGCAGGAGAGCCAGCTGCGCGCGATGGACGGCTTCGCCGCCCAGGCCGACGGCGCCAGCAGCGAGGAAGTCGCCGCCGTCATCACCTTGTCCTCGATCAGCGACGACGAGAACCCGGTGGTGCGCCTGGTCAACTCCACCATCTACGACGCCCTCAAGCTGCAGGCCAGCGACATCCACCTGGAATGCGACGCGGGCTGCCTGCATGTGCAGTACCGGCTGGACGGCGTGCTGGTGCCCATCACCCAGGTGCAGGGCCAGGAGATGGCCGAGCAGGTGGTCTCGCGCATCAAGGTGATGGCCGAGCTGGACATTGCCGAGCGGCGAGTGCCGCAGGACGGCCGCTTCAAGGTGCGGGTCAACGGCCGCGACATCGACTTCCGCGTCTCGGTGATGCCCAACATCTTCGGCGAGGACGCGGTGCTGCGCCTGCTCGACCGGCAGTCGCTGACCGAGCAGGCCAAGAGCCTCCGGCTCGACCACCTGGGGCTGGATGCGGCGACCATGGCCGCCATCCGCCGCCTGGCGGCGCAGCCCCACGGCATGGTGCTCGTGACCGGGCCGACCGGCTCGGGCAAGACGACCACGCTGTACGGCGCCATCACCGAGATCCACAACGGCCGCGACAAGATCATCACCATCGAGGACCCGGTGGAATACCGGCTGCCGCGGGTGCTGCAGATCCCCGTCAACGAGAAGAAAGGCCTGACCTTCGCCCGCGGGCTGCGCTCCATCCTGCGGCACGATCCCGACAAGATCATGGTCGGCGAGATCCGCGACGACGAGACCGCGCAGATCGCGGTGCAAGCCGCACTGACTGGCCACCTGGTGTTCACCACGGTGCACGCCAACAACGTCTTCGACGTGCTGGGCCGGTTCCTGCATATGGGGGTGGACGCCTACAGTTTTGCGGCGGCGCTCAACGGCATCGTGGCCCAGCGCCTCTTGCGCATGAACTGCCCGCACTGCCTGGTGGAGGTCGAGCCCAGCCCTGAGGCGCTGCAGGACGCCGGCCTGCTCGGGCAGGACCTGTCCGGCTGGCGGCTGCGCGCCGGCAGCGGCTGCGGCCACTGCCGCGGCACCGGGTACAAGGGCCGCAAGGCGGTGGCCGAGGTGCTGCAGCTCAACGACGAGATGCGTGAGCTGATCGCCTCCCAGGCCCCCATCTCGGTGCTGAAGGAGCATGCCCAGCGCGCCGGCCTGCGCCCGTTGCGTGGCGTGGCCCTCGGCTGGGTGGCCAGTGGCGACACCACGCTGGAGGAGGTGGGCCGTGTGGCGGGCTGA
- a CDS encoding type II secretion system F family protein, with protein MKAAPSLGPAAPAAAAGSMAPASVRLRVRGAASREEVLEFRAASTAEAVRQAASRGLQVLAIETPVLQASAAATRAGRFPLLLFSQELLALLEAGLNLTEALAALQAKERQPAVQGVLAELLTALREGRALSDALGERPQHFPAVYVATVRASERTGDLPHALARYIAYQLQFEVIRKKLVSAAIYPLMLLAVGGFVTLFLLGYVVPRFSAVYESAGRDVPWMSALLLAFGQLIHRHWMVVLPALLAGLVLLGWALAAPERRAALLSQVLRLPWLARQSEVFRLARFYRAVSLLLAAGISLPRAMGMVQGLLSSAQQVRLAAARLAVEQGQSLSVALVAAGLASPIAESLLKVGERSGQMAEMLERAARFHDDEFARWIDWASKLLEPLLMTVIGVVIGTVVVLMYMPIFELAGSLQ; from the coding sequence ATGAAAGCCGCCCCCTCCCTCGGCCCTGCCGCGCCGGCTGCCGCCGCCGGCAGCATGGCCCCGGCCAGCGTGCGGCTGCGCGTGCGCGGTGCGGCATCGCGCGAAGAGGTGCTGGAGTTCCGTGCCGCCAGCACCGCTGAGGCGGTGCGGCAGGCGGCGTCGCGCGGCTTGCAGGTGCTGGCCATCGAGACGCCGGTGCTGCAGGCGAGTGCGGCGGCCACGCGGGCCGGGCGCTTTCCGCTGTTGCTGTTCAGCCAGGAGCTGCTGGCCTTGCTGGAGGCCGGCCTCAACCTCACCGAGGCGCTGGCCGCGCTGCAGGCCAAGGAGCGGCAGCCGGCGGTACAGGGCGTGCTGGCCGAACTGCTGACGGCGCTGCGCGAGGGCCGGGCCCTGTCCGACGCGCTGGGCGAACGGCCGCAGCACTTCCCGGCCGTCTACGTGGCCACCGTGCGTGCCTCCGAGCGCACCGGCGACCTGCCCCATGCGCTGGCCCGCTACATCGCCTACCAGCTGCAGTTCGAGGTGATCCGCAAGAAGCTGGTGTCGGCCGCGATCTATCCGCTGATGCTGCTCGCGGTGGGCGGCTTCGTGACCCTGTTCCTGCTGGGCTACGTGGTGCCGCGCTTCAGCGCCGTCTACGAGTCGGCCGGGCGCGACGTGCCGTGGATGTCGGCGCTGCTGCTCGCCTTCGGCCAGCTCATCCACCGCCACTGGATGGTGGTGCTGCCCGCGCTGCTGGCCGGCCTGGTCCTGCTGGGCTGGGCACTGGCGGCACCGGAGCGGCGGGCGGCGCTGCTCTCGCAGGTGCTGCGGCTGCCCTGGCTGGCACGCCAGTCGGAGGTGTTCCGGCTGGCCCGCTTCTACCGTGCCGTCAGCCTGCTGCTGGCGGCCGGCATCTCGCTGCCGCGCGCCATGGGCATGGTGCAGGGCCTGTTGAGCTCCGCGCAGCAGGTGCGGCTGGCGGCCGCCCGCCTGGCGGTGGAGCAGGGGCAGAGCCTGTCGGTGGCACTGGTGGCGGCCGGGCTGGCCAGCCCCATCGCCGAATCGCTCCTGAAGGTGGGCGAGCGCTCCGGCCAGATGGCCGAGATGCTGGAGCGCGCCGCGCGGTTCCACGACGATGAATTCGCGCGGTGGATCGACTGGGCCTCCAAGCTCCTCGAGCCGCTGTTGATGACCGTGATCGGCGTGGTGATCGGCACCGTGGTGGTCCTGATGTACATGCCGATCTTCGAACTTGCCGGAAGCCTGCAATGA
- the gspG gene encoding type II secretion system major pseudopilin GspG, producing the protein MSTFEPKKPACSASLSRRGARGFTLLELLVVIVIIGLLAAYVGPRYFSQLGKSERQTAKAQVEGFGKALDAYRLDTGHYPSTEQGLNALVVKPADEARWNGPYLQKQVPADPWGRPYVYRSPAQDGGDFDLLSLAKDGQPGGEGDGADVSYR; encoded by the coding sequence ATGTCGACGTTCGAACCGAAGAAGCCGGCATGCAGCGCCTCCCTGTCCAGGCGCGGCGCACGCGGCTTCACCCTGCTGGAGCTGCTGGTGGTCATCGTCATCATCGGCCTGCTGGCCGCCTATGTCGGGCCACGCTACTTCTCGCAACTGGGCAAGTCCGAGCGGCAGACGGCCAAGGCCCAGGTGGAAGGCTTCGGCAAGGCGCTCGATGCCTATCGGCTCGACACCGGCCACTACCCCAGCACCGAGCAGGGCCTGAATGCCCTGGTCGTGAAGCCGGCCGACGAGGCCCGCTGGAACGGCCCCTACCTGCAGAAGCAGGTGCCGGCCGATCCCTGGGGTCGGCCCTATGTCTATCGCTCGCCGGCACAGGACGGCGGCGACTTCGACCTGTTGTCCCTGGCCAAGGACGGCCAGCCGGGTGGCGAAGGTGATGGCGCCGATGTGTCCTACCGCTGA
- a CDS encoding ankyrin repeat domain-containing protein: MSKEWPLDDVKNRRWEAVLGYVDDLCVDADGNGLSLLLCSVAYFDAPPELIDALVLGGADPSYRNMGRTDVRFGSGLEPGSTPIGQTVLGASRDRHDTLPALRRLIAAHADVNGFTYSGYTPVQLAIVMGQHAHARMLLESGADPWAPSADPDRPTAFDFADDPAAIELLKPFAQRGRPA; this comes from the coding sequence ATGAGCAAGGAATGGCCTCTGGACGATGTGAAGAACCGGCGGTGGGAGGCGGTCCTCGGCTACGTCGACGACCTCTGCGTCGACGCTGACGGGAACGGGCTTTCCCTGCTGCTGTGCTCGGTGGCCTACTTCGATGCGCCGCCCGAGCTGATCGACGCGCTGGTCCTGGGGGGCGCCGATCCGTCTTACCGCAACATGGGGCGCACGGATGTCCGGTTCGGGTCCGGCCTGGAGCCGGGGTCAACGCCCATTGGCCAGACGGTGCTCGGTGCATCGCGGGACCGTCATGACACGCTGCCGGCCTTGCGGCGGCTGATCGCTGCCCATGCCGATGTGAACGGCTTCACCTATTCCGGCTACACGCCGGTCCAGCTGGCCATCGTGATGGGCCAGCATGCGCATGCCCGTATGTTGCTGGAGAGCGGGGCGGACCCCTGGGCACCTTCGGCCGATCCGGATCGGCCGACCGCTTTTGATTTCGCCGACGATCCGGCCGCCATCGAGTTGCTCAAACCGTTCGCTCAGCGAGGCCGGCCGGCCTAG
- a CDS encoding RHS repeat domain-containing protein encodes MRILDTTGSVATGAFHGAMALARRSAAVSAAAFALCMPQASQAQSDNGANISLPNGFVSVTVEDMELQTPAGPVKWLRTWDGVEWKFNPHWESLSHSWGNLTGSTTADSGANVSSGSAGSGSASDPKLASGSPGSAGCWVWVDEDWQPSTGTVLVGQIPHREPMLTARTAPFNRTIGDNVLASQDTYAPLVRVNVDYAALCMGTGIAGGAQDMEAVRRINELYVGDGGRMAFNNRSTLEKRAVKALPATPSTAGTTPLQGGQVQLAPVVIEKGYRWVDRSGDWIDYNTPGQVVAYGDRNGNAVWLQRDTEGILRGVVDATGHVLLTLHYQGGLISEVRDYPRADNALDLPARSVKYQYDEFNRLVKVTGVQGHDTQYAYDPNHKLTRITDAEGRQENFAYAGTSISRHTAPDGAVTDYVFEFDDTHKQFISKVKGPETETGRLVEDVTHNRAGQLVRRIVNGRIDEELRYDTGARAEVSTNARGFSTRTTKNEFEQVVEIVHADRSSIKRSYSAVHLELTEETDEEGVKTLYEHDSKGNLLKKTEAAGTPAQRVTEYGLNELGQVIRVTVKGRTEADGTVTADAVSLIEYDTLGQVAKETDPEGHVRRYTYNRAGHLVRYVDPRGKATRYEVDARGKLLRTTDGLGRVRSFAYDKVGNRISETDARGKAVQTSYDAMNRAVQTTNAVGGTAKTQYNGQGLPVLETDEDGRTTRTAYDNFLRMTRQIDSAGNETRFGYQVADGSAAGQLGSLSDPTEVAYPTYTQQLRLDEHERPTSQTLLYANSRESQTVNSAVAYDRRGLVTKETDPSGHAYEHSYDALRQRTETRDTIGGKTQFYYDVRGNLIRLVDAKGNAYRFEYDRNNREVKRTLPGGQVMRSAYDGAGNLVEKVLASGVRHVHEYDAANRLVETRQYATDGALLRTTTQTWDGNDNLTAWTDTDTSRPGAPRTASATATYDDANRKTAEAVAYPTPDGAAYSLGYQQAYSPAGKKTRLTWPDGTVIEYGWSSHGELESVSIPGEGIVSVNQFKWTVPEKITLPGGVTQNKVHDGLLNVEGLKVKTPAQQSVLELEHRFGKLQELDSRVRTDAMAGKSSTRSQAYGYDTELRLVRSTTQAGMLGEESESYTLDAAGNRVAQGSQPGAWTYDANNRLLKRGDGACTDVGTTCYDWDDAGNLVKKTSALGTTLFAYDALNRLVEVKTGSGEIVARYGYDPQDRRLWKEQFRDQAGRALAQAKRTYYLYADEGLIAEAVQAISLQADGSVAVAGSPSITTQYGPKPDSDFTTGVLFVKTLGSDGQPVVAYYHHDHLQTPIQATDKAGNVVWAAHYDAFGAASVITPAAAPGRPTIESNLRLPGQYQDEETGLHYNFRRYYDPQTGRYITEDPIGLEGGPNLFLYANGNPMMLTDPTGEWVTVVIRLIPVIARFVCRASPRVCRELYRCLTNPATCKKRFCRVMRSKTLYHPVCDLPGCDGMKTPIGRDVALNAARACLALRSMVKQVCYGGKADADHEKEIRVAREKIRRCKQYCRL; translated from the coding sequence ATGCGAATCCTAGATACCACCGGATCTGTCGCCACCGGCGCCTTCCACGGCGCCATGGCGCTGGCGCGGCGCAGTGCCGCGGTCAGCGCCGCAGCCTTCGCTTTGTGCATGCCGCAGGCGTCGCAGGCGCAGTCGGACAATGGCGCGAACATCTCGCTGCCCAACGGTTTCGTGTCCGTCACCGTGGAGGACATGGAGCTGCAGACGCCAGCAGGCCCGGTGAAGTGGCTGCGGACCTGGGACGGCGTCGAATGGAAGTTCAACCCCCATTGGGAGAGCCTGAGCCACAGCTGGGGCAATCTCACCGGCAGTACCACGGCGGACAGCGGAGCAAACGTGTCGTCGGGGTCGGCTGGAAGTGGCAGTGCGAGTGATCCCAAGCTGGCTTCCGGCTCGCCGGGCAGTGCCGGCTGCTGGGTCTGGGTCGACGAGGACTGGCAACCTTCCACCGGTACCGTTCTCGTCGGGCAGATTCCCCACCGGGAGCCGATGCTGACCGCGCGGACGGCGCCCTTCAATCGAACCATCGGCGACAACGTGCTGGCGTCACAGGACACCTATGCGCCCTTGGTGCGGGTCAATGTGGACTACGCTGCGCTGTGCATGGGCACCGGGATAGCGGGCGGTGCCCAGGACATGGAAGCGGTGCGGCGGATCAATGAGCTCTACGTCGGTGACGGCGGACGGATGGCCTTCAACAACCGTAGCACGCTCGAGAAGCGGGCGGTGAAGGCCTTGCCGGCGACGCCGTCAACCGCGGGAACCACGCCGCTGCAGGGCGGCCAGGTCCAGCTGGCGCCCGTTGTGATCGAGAAGGGCTACCGGTGGGTCGACCGCTCGGGAGACTGGATCGACTACAACACCCCAGGCCAGGTGGTGGCCTACGGCGACCGCAATGGCAACGCTGTCTGGCTGCAGCGCGACACCGAGGGCATCCTGCGGGGCGTCGTCGATGCGACTGGCCATGTGTTGCTGACCTTGCACTACCAGGGCGGCCTGATCTCCGAGGTGCGCGACTATCCCCGCGCCGACAACGCCCTGGACCTGCCGGCGCGCAGCGTCAAGTACCAGTACGACGAGTTCAATCGCCTGGTGAAGGTGACCGGCGTCCAGGGGCACGACACCCAGTACGCCTACGACCCCAACCACAAGCTCACCCGGATCACCGATGCCGAAGGGCGGCAGGAGAACTTCGCTTACGCGGGCACCTCGATCAGCAGGCACACCGCGCCCGACGGCGCGGTGACCGACTACGTCTTCGAGTTCGATGACACCCACAAGCAGTTCATCAGCAAGGTGAAGGGGCCGGAGACGGAGACCGGCCGGCTGGTGGAGGACGTCACGCACAACCGCGCCGGGCAGCTGGTGCGGCGCATTGTCAACGGACGCATCGACGAAGAGTTGCGTTACGACACCGGGGCTCGGGCCGAGGTCAGCACCAATGCGCGGGGCTTCAGCACCCGCACGACGAAGAACGAGTTCGAGCAGGTGGTCGAGATCGTCCACGCCGATCGCAGCTCGATCAAGCGCAGCTATTCAGCCGTCCACCTCGAGCTGACCGAGGAGACGGACGAGGAGGGCGTCAAGACGCTCTACGAGCACGACAGCAAGGGCAACCTCCTCAAGAAGACCGAGGCCGCCGGCACGCCGGCCCAGCGCGTCACTGAATACGGGCTGAACGAGTTGGGCCAGGTGATCCGCGTCACCGTCAAGGGACGCACGGAGGCGGACGGCACGGTGACCGCCGACGCCGTGTCCTTGATCGAGTACGACACGCTGGGCCAGGTAGCGAAGGAAACGGATCCGGAAGGGCACGTTCGCCGCTACACCTACAACCGGGCCGGGCACCTCGTGCGCTACGTGGACCCGCGCGGCAAGGCCACCCGCTACGAGGTGGATGCGCGCGGCAAGCTGCTTCGCACGACCGACGGCCTGGGCCGGGTGCGCAGCTTCGCCTACGACAAGGTCGGCAACCGGATCAGCGAGACCGATGCGCGGGGCAAGGCGGTGCAGACGAGCTACGACGCGATGAACCGCGCCGTCCAGACCACCAACGCCGTTGGAGGCACCGCCAAGACCCAGTACAACGGCCAGGGCCTGCCGGTCCTGGAAACCGACGAGGACGGCCGCACCACGCGGACCGCCTACGACAACTTCCTGCGCATGACGCGGCAGATCGACTCGGCGGGCAACGAGACGCGGTTCGGCTACCAGGTGGCCGACGGCAGCGCTGCAGGGCAGCTGGGCAGCCTGTCGGATCCGACCGAGGTCGCCTACCCCACCTACACGCAGCAGCTGCGCTTGGACGAGCATGAGCGGCCCACAAGCCAGACGCTGCTCTATGCCAACAGCCGGGAGTCGCAGACGGTCAACAGCGCCGTGGCCTACGACCGGCGCGGGCTGGTCACGAAGGAAACGGACCCCAGCGGCCATGCCTATGAGCACAGCTACGATGCCCTGCGCCAACGCACCGAGACCCGCGACACCATTGGGGGCAAGACGCAGTTCTACTACGACGTCCGCGGCAACCTGATCCGGCTCGTCGACGCCAAGGGCAACGCCTACCGCTTCGAGTACGACCGCAACAATCGGGAGGTCAAGCGCACGCTGCCCGGTGGGCAGGTGATGCGGTCCGCCTACGACGGGGCCGGCAACCTCGTCGAGAAGGTGCTGGCTTCCGGCGTGCGGCATGTCCATGAGTACGACGCGGCCAACCGGCTGGTCGAGACCCGCCAGTACGCGACAGATGGCGCCTTGCTGCGCACGACCACCCAGACTTGGGACGGCAACGACAACCTCACCGCCTGGACCGATACCGACACGTCCAGGCCGGGCGCCCCGCGCACGGCATCCGCCACGGCGACCTACGACGACGCGAACCGCAAGACCGCCGAGGCGGTGGCCTATCCCACCCCGGACGGGGCTGCCTATTCGCTGGGCTACCAGCAGGCGTACAGCCCGGCGGGCAAGAAGACGCGGCTGACCTGGCCCGACGGCACGGTGATCGAGTATGGCTGGAGCAGCCATGGCGAGCTGGAGTCGGTGTCCATCCCGGGTGAAGGCATCGTCAGCGTCAACCAGTTCAAGTGGACGGTGCCGGAAAAGATCACCCTGCCCGGCGGCGTGACGCAGAACAAGGTGCACGACGGGCTGCTCAATGTCGAAGGCCTCAAGGTGAAGACGCCGGCCCAGCAAAGCGTGCTGGAGCTGGAGCACCGTTTCGGCAAGCTGCAGGAACTCGACAGCCGTGTGCGCACCGACGCGATGGCCGGCAAGAGCAGCACGCGCAGCCAGGCCTACGGCTACGACACCGAGCTGAGGCTGGTGCGCTCCACCACCCAGGCGGGCATGCTGGGCGAGGAGAGCGAGAGCTACACCCTGGACGCCGCCGGCAACCGGGTGGCGCAGGGCAGCCAGCCGGGCGCCTGGACCTACGACGCCAACAACCGGCTGCTCAAGCGCGGGGATGGCGCCTGCACCGATGTCGGCACCACCTGCTACGACTGGGACGACGCTGGCAACCTCGTCAAGAAGACCAGTGCACTCGGCACGACGCTGTTTGCCTACGACGCCTTGAATCGGCTGGTGGAAGTCAAGACCGGCTCGGGTGAGATCGTGGCCCGCTATGGGTATGACCCGCAGGACCGCCGGCTGTGGAAGGAACAGTTCCGCGACCAGGCGGGGCGTGCCCTGGCGCAGGCAAAGCGCACCTACTACCTGTATGCCGACGAAGGCCTGATTGCGGAGGCCGTGCAGGCCATCTCGCTGCAGGCGGACGGCAGCGTCGCGGTGGCCGGCTCGCCGTCCATCACGACCCAGTACGGCCCGAAGCCCGACAGCGACTTCACTACCGGCGTGCTGTTCGTCAAGACGCTGGGCAGCGATGGCCAGCCGGTCGTCGCCTACTACCACCACGATCACCTGCAGACGCCAATCCAGGCGACCGACAAAGCGGGCAACGTGGTATGGGCCGCGCACTACGACGCCTTTGGCGCGGCGTCGGTGATCACGCCGGCCGCTGCGCCGGGCCGGCCGACGATCGAGTCGAACCTGAGGCTGCCGGGTCAGTACCAGGACGAAGAAACCGGCCTGCACTACAACTTCCGCCGCTACTACGATCCGCAGACGGGCCGCTACATCACCGAAGACCCGATCGGCCTCGAAGGGGGACCCAACCTCTTCCTGTACGCCAACGGCAACCCGATGATGCTCACCGACCCGACCGGGGAGTGGGTGACGGTGGTCATTCGCCTGATCCCGGTGATCGCGAGGTTCGTCTGCCGGGCGTCGCCACGGGTGTGCCGCGAGCTGTACCGCTGTCTCACCAATCCGGCGACTTGCAAGAAGCGCTTCTGCCGGGTCATGCGAAGCAAGACGCTCTATCACCCGGTGTGCGATCTTCCGGGCTGTGACGGCATGAAAACGCCTATTGGACGAGACGTGGCACTGAACGCGGCCAGGGCCTGCCTCGCATTGCGCAGCATGGTCAAGCAGGTGTGCTATGGCGGCAAGGCGGATGCCGACCATGAGAAGGAAATCCGGGTCGCCAGGGAGAAGATCCGGCGCTGCAAGCAATACTGCCGGCTGTGA